A part of Bufo bufo chromosome 7, aBufBuf1.1, whole genome shotgun sequence genomic DNA contains:
- the LOC121008201 gene encoding hydroxyacylglutathione hydrolase, mitochondrial isoform X1 encodes MMFGCSRRLWCALSFLGAAAGSGVGFAYLGTSSVSKQVESDFRKTKLVVQHNMKIELLPALTDNYMYLLIDEETKEAAIVDPVQPKKVVEAVKKHGVKLTSVLTTHHHWDHAGGNEKLVKMVSGLKVYGGDSRVGALTQRVSHLTTFQVGSLHVKCLFTPCHTSGHICYYVTKPNSSEPPAVFTGDTLFVAGCGKFFEGTAEEMYQALIEILGRLPPETRVYCGHEYTINNLKFARHVEPNNEAIKQKLAWAKETYNNGEPTIPSTLAEEFTFNPFMRVREKSVQQHAGEDDPISTMGAIRKEKDNFKRLLSPKTIMASSKNLSRFWEWGRKIICVGRNYADHAKELKNAVPTEPVLFLKSPSAYVREGAPILMPYYSNNLHHEVELGVVIGKGGKDIAQTSAMDHVEGYALCLDMTARDVQDQCKQKGLPWTLAKAFDTSCPVSDLIPKETIKDPHNVKIWLKVNDILKQEGSTSSMIFSIPFLISYISRVITLEEGDLILTGTPKGVAAVQEDDEMVAGIDNIISMRFRIKKQA; translated from the exons GATTTGCCTATTTAGGGACCAGCTCCGTCAGCAAGCAGGTGGAGTCAGATTTCCGAAAGACCAAGCTGGTCGTTCAGCACAACATGAAGATTGAGCTGCTTCCTGCCCTGACGGACAACTACATGTACCTCCTGATCGACGAGGAGACCAAGGAGGCCGCCATTGTGGACCCCGTACAGCCGAAAAAG GTTGTTGAAGCGGTCAAGAAACATGGAGTGAAACTGACGTCCGTCCTCACCACACACCATCACTG GGACCATGCAGGAGGCAATGAGAAACTCGTCAAAATGGTTTCTGGGTTAAAAGTCTATGGAGGAGACAGCAGGGTGGGAGCATTAACCCAGAGGGTTTCCCATCTGACAACATTTCAG GTGGGGTCCCTTCACGTCAAGTGTCTTTTCACCCCCTGTCACACTTCTGGTCACATCTGCTACTACGTGACGAAGCCCAACAGCTCCGAGCCGCCGGCAGTGTTCACAG GTGACACTCTCTTCGTGGCCGGCTGTGGCAAGTTCTTTGAAGGGACAGCAGAAGAAATGTACCAGGCCCTGATTGAGATATTGGGGCGGCTTCCTCCAGAGACG AGAGTCTACTGTGGACACGAATACACAATCAACAACCTTAAGTTTGCCCGCCATGTGGAGCCCAACAATGAGGCCATCAAACAGAAGCTAGCCTGGGCTAAG GAAACGTACAATAACGGAGAACCCACCATCCCCTCCACGCTGGCTGAAGAGTTtacatttaaccctttcatgagagTCAG GGAGAAGTCAGTGCAGCAGCACGCAGGGGAAGACGACCCAATCTCCACCATGGGCGCAATCCGCAAAGAGAAAGACAATTTTAAG AGACTCCTAAGTCCAAAGACGATTATGGCCTCCTCCAAAAATCTGAGCCGGTTTTGGGAATGGGGCAGAAAAATTATTTGTGTTGGAAGGAATTATGCGGACCATGCCAAGGAGCTGAAAAACGCTGTGCCCACAGAACCAGTGCTGTTCCTTAAGTCCCCTTCGGCCTACGTGCGGGAGGGCGCCCCCATCCTCATGCCTTACTACAGCAATAATCTTCACCATGAAGTTGAACTCGGGGTGGTGATTGGCAAAGGAGGTAAAGATATAGCACAGACGAGCGCGATGGACCACGTGGAGGGATATGCCCTGTGCCTGGATATGACAGCTAGAGATGTACAGGACCAGTGCAAGCAGAAGGGACTTCCGTGGACTTTGGCGAAAGCCTTTGACACTTCCTGCCCGGTCAGTGACTTGATCCCCAAAGAAACCATAAAGGACCCTCATAATGTAAAGATATGGCTGAAAGTAAATGACATCCTCAAACAAGAGGGGAGCACATCGTCCATGATCTTCTCCATTCCTTTTCTCATCAGCTACATCAGCAGGGTCATCACCCTGGAAGAAGGGGATCTTATACTGACAGGGACCCCAAAAGGAGTGGCCGCTGTGCAGGAAGATGACGAGATGGTGGCAGGAATTGACAACATTATTAGCATGCGGTTTCGAATAAAAAAACAGGCCTAG
- the LOC121008201 gene encoding hydroxyacylglutathione hydrolase, mitochondrial isoform X3, translating into MMFGCSRRLWCALSFLGAAAGSGVGFAYLGTSSVSKQVESDFRKTKLVVQHNMKIELLPALTDNYMYLLIDEETKEAAIVDPVQPKKVVEAVKKHGVKLTSVLTTHHHWDHAGGNEKLVKMVSGLKVYGGDSRVGALTQRVSHLTTFQVGSLHVKCLFTPCHTSGHICYYVTKPNSSEPPAVFTGDTLFVAGCGKFFEGTAEEMYQALIEILGRLPPETRVYCGHEYTINNLKFARHVEPNNEAIKQKLAWAKETYNNGEPTIPSTLAEEFTFNPFMRVREKSVQQHAGEDDPISTMGAIRKEKDNFKSSSSRL; encoded by the exons GATTTGCCTATTTAGGGACCAGCTCCGTCAGCAAGCAGGTGGAGTCAGATTTCCGAAAGACCAAGCTGGTCGTTCAGCACAACATGAAGATTGAGCTGCTTCCTGCCCTGACGGACAACTACATGTACCTCCTGATCGACGAGGAGACCAAGGAGGCCGCCATTGTGGACCCCGTACAGCCGAAAAAG GTTGTTGAAGCGGTCAAGAAACATGGAGTGAAACTGACGTCCGTCCTCACCACACACCATCACTG GGACCATGCAGGAGGCAATGAGAAACTCGTCAAAATGGTTTCTGGGTTAAAAGTCTATGGAGGAGACAGCAGGGTGGGAGCATTAACCCAGAGGGTTTCCCATCTGACAACATTTCAG GTGGGGTCCCTTCACGTCAAGTGTCTTTTCACCCCCTGTCACACTTCTGGTCACATCTGCTACTACGTGACGAAGCCCAACAGCTCCGAGCCGCCGGCAGTGTTCACAG GTGACACTCTCTTCGTGGCCGGCTGTGGCAAGTTCTTTGAAGGGACAGCAGAAGAAATGTACCAGGCCCTGATTGAGATATTGGGGCGGCTTCCTCCAGAGACG AGAGTCTACTGTGGACACGAATACACAATCAACAACCTTAAGTTTGCCCGCCATGTGGAGCCCAACAATGAGGCCATCAAACAGAAGCTAGCCTGGGCTAAG GAAACGTACAATAACGGAGAACCCACCATCCCCTCCACGCTGGCTGAAGAGTTtacatttaaccctttcatgagagTCAG GGAGAAGTCAGTGCAGCAGCACGCAGGGGAAGACGACCCAATCTCCACCATGGGCGCAATCCGCAAAGAGAAAGACAATTTTAAG AGCTCATCATCCCGGCTGTAG
- the LOC121008201 gene encoding hydroxyacylglutathione hydrolase, mitochondrial isoform X2: MKIELLPALTDNYMYLLIDEETKEAAIVDPVQPKKVVEAVKKHGVKLTSVLTTHHHWDHAGGNEKLVKMVSGLKVYGGDSRVGALTQRVSHLTTFQVGSLHVKCLFTPCHTSGHICYYVTKPNSSEPPAVFTGDTLFVAGCGKFFEGTAEEMYQALIEILGRLPPETRVYCGHEYTINNLKFARHVEPNNEAIKQKLAWAKETYNNGEPTIPSTLAEEFTFNPFMRVREKSVQQHAGEDDPISTMGAIRKEKDNFKRLLSPKTIMASSKNLSRFWEWGRKIICVGRNYADHAKELKNAVPTEPVLFLKSPSAYVREGAPILMPYYSNNLHHEVELGVVIGKGGKDIAQTSAMDHVEGYALCLDMTARDVQDQCKQKGLPWTLAKAFDTSCPVSDLIPKETIKDPHNVKIWLKVNDILKQEGSTSSMIFSIPFLISYISRVITLEEGDLILTGTPKGVAAVQEDDEMVAGIDNIISMRFRIKKQA; this comes from the exons ATGAAGATTGAGCTGCTTCCTGCCCTGACGGACAACTACATGTACCTCCTGATCGACGAGGAGACCAAGGAGGCCGCCATTGTGGACCCCGTACAGCCGAAAAAG GTTGTTGAAGCGGTCAAGAAACATGGAGTGAAACTGACGTCCGTCCTCACCACACACCATCACTG GGACCATGCAGGAGGCAATGAGAAACTCGTCAAAATGGTTTCTGGGTTAAAAGTCTATGGAGGAGACAGCAGGGTGGGAGCATTAACCCAGAGGGTTTCCCATCTGACAACATTTCAG GTGGGGTCCCTTCACGTCAAGTGTCTTTTCACCCCCTGTCACACTTCTGGTCACATCTGCTACTACGTGACGAAGCCCAACAGCTCCGAGCCGCCGGCAGTGTTCACAG GTGACACTCTCTTCGTGGCCGGCTGTGGCAAGTTCTTTGAAGGGACAGCAGAAGAAATGTACCAGGCCCTGATTGAGATATTGGGGCGGCTTCCTCCAGAGACG AGAGTCTACTGTGGACACGAATACACAATCAACAACCTTAAGTTTGCCCGCCATGTGGAGCCCAACAATGAGGCCATCAAACAGAAGCTAGCCTGGGCTAAG GAAACGTACAATAACGGAGAACCCACCATCCCCTCCACGCTGGCTGAAGAGTTtacatttaaccctttcatgagagTCAG GGAGAAGTCAGTGCAGCAGCACGCAGGGGAAGACGACCCAATCTCCACCATGGGCGCAATCCGCAAAGAGAAAGACAATTTTAAG AGACTCCTAAGTCCAAAGACGATTATGGCCTCCTCCAAAAATCTGAGCCGGTTTTGGGAATGGGGCAGAAAAATTATTTGTGTTGGAAGGAATTATGCGGACCATGCCAAGGAGCTGAAAAACGCTGTGCCCACAGAACCAGTGCTGTTCCTTAAGTCCCCTTCGGCCTACGTGCGGGAGGGCGCCCCCATCCTCATGCCTTACTACAGCAATAATCTTCACCATGAAGTTGAACTCGGGGTGGTGATTGGCAAAGGAGGTAAAGATATAGCACAGACGAGCGCGATGGACCACGTGGAGGGATATGCCCTGTGCCTGGATATGACAGCTAGAGATGTACAGGACCAGTGCAAGCAGAAGGGACTTCCGTGGACTTTGGCGAAAGCCTTTGACACTTCCTGCCCGGTCAGTGACTTGATCCCCAAAGAAACCATAAAGGACCCTCATAATGTAAAGATATGGCTGAAAGTAAATGACATCCTCAAACAAGAGGGGAGCACATCGTCCATGATCTTCTCCATTCCTTTTCTCATCAGCTACATCAGCAGGGTCATCACCCTGGAAGAAGGGGATCTTATACTGACAGGGACCCCAAAAGGAGTGGCCGCTGTGCAGGAAGATGACGAGATGGTGGCAGGAATTGACAACATTATTAGCATGCGGTTTCGAATAAAAAAACAGGCCTAG
- the LOC121008201 gene encoding acylpyruvase FAHD1, mitochondrial isoform X4 yields the protein MASSKNLSRFWEWGRKIICVGRNYADHAKELKNAVPTEPVLFLKSPSAYVREGAPILMPYYSNNLHHEVELGVVIGKGGKDIAQTSAMDHVEGYALCLDMTARDVQDQCKQKGLPWTLAKAFDTSCPVSDLIPKETIKDPHNVKIWLKVNDILKQEGSTSSMIFSIPFLISYISRVITLEEGDLILTGTPKGVAAVQEDDEMVAGIDNIISMRFRIKKQA from the coding sequence ATGGCCTCCTCCAAAAATCTGAGCCGGTTTTGGGAATGGGGCAGAAAAATTATTTGTGTTGGAAGGAATTATGCGGACCATGCCAAGGAGCTGAAAAACGCTGTGCCCACAGAACCAGTGCTGTTCCTTAAGTCCCCTTCGGCCTACGTGCGGGAGGGCGCCCCCATCCTCATGCCTTACTACAGCAATAATCTTCACCATGAAGTTGAACTCGGGGTGGTGATTGGCAAAGGAGGTAAAGATATAGCACAGACGAGCGCGATGGACCACGTGGAGGGATATGCCCTGTGCCTGGATATGACAGCTAGAGATGTACAGGACCAGTGCAAGCAGAAGGGACTTCCGTGGACTTTGGCGAAAGCCTTTGACACTTCCTGCCCGGTCAGTGACTTGATCCCCAAAGAAACCATAAAGGACCCTCATAATGTAAAGATATGGCTGAAAGTAAATGACATCCTCAAACAAGAGGGGAGCACATCGTCCATGATCTTCTCCATTCCTTTTCTCATCAGCTACATCAGCAGGGTCATCACCCTGGAAGAAGGGGATCTTATACTGACAGGGACCCCAAAAGGAGTGGCCGCTGTGCAGGAAGATGACGAGATGGTGGCAGGAATTGACAACATTATTAGCATGCGGTTTCGAATAAAAAAACAGGCCTAG